In Sphingomonas panacisoli, one genomic interval encodes:
- the hisC gene encoding histidinol-phosphate transaminase: protein MSAPEPKPWIMAIAPYVPGRSTTDDGRKVAKLSSNENPLGTSQKARDAFLTASTNLERYPDASGSELREVLAAKHGLDPARIIYGNGSDEVLHLAAGAFAGPGDEVIFVKYGFAVYEIAARRVGAVPVIAPDNDYATDVDAILACVTDKTKIVYIANPNNPTGTYASREEIARLHAGLRNDILLVLDHAYAEYIEGDAEDGGMALAETASNVLVTRTFSKMYGLAAERIGWGYASPEIIAAMHRIRLPFSITIAGTAAAVAALGDQDFVAHTKAHNAEWRAWFSAEIAKMGNAGLRAVPSQANFVLVLFEGALTAEAAYKGLMDAGYIVRWLPGQGLPHGLRITVGTEDECRGVIAALRAMVAKAD, encoded by the coding sequence ATGTCCGCACCAGAACCCAAGCCATGGATCATGGCGATCGCCCCCTATGTGCCCGGGCGCTCGACCACCGACGACGGCCGCAAGGTCGCCAAGCTCTCCTCCAACGAGAACCCGCTCGGCACGAGCCAAAAGGCGCGCGACGCGTTCCTGACCGCATCGACCAACCTCGAACGCTATCCCGATGCGAGCGGCAGCGAACTGCGCGAGGTGCTCGCCGCCAAGCATGGCCTCGACCCGGCGCGGATCATCTACGGTAACGGATCGGACGAGGTGCTTCACCTCGCGGCCGGCGCCTTCGCCGGCCCGGGCGACGAAGTCATCTTCGTCAAATACGGTTTCGCGGTGTATGAGATCGCCGCGCGGCGCGTCGGCGCGGTGCCGGTCATCGCGCCCGACAACGACTATGCTACCGACGTCGATGCGATCCTGGCCTGCGTCACCGACAAGACCAAGATCGTCTACATTGCGAACCCCAACAACCCGACCGGCACCTATGCCAGCCGCGAGGAAATCGCGCGGCTCCATGCAGGGTTGCGCAACGACATCCTGCTCGTGCTCGACCACGCCTATGCCGAATATATCGAGGGCGATGCCGAGGACGGCGGGATGGCGCTGGCCGAGACCGCGTCGAACGTGCTGGTCACGCGGACCTTTTCGAAGATGTACGGCCTCGCCGCCGAGCGGATCGGGTGGGGCTATGCTTCGCCGGAGATCATCGCCGCGATGCACCGCATCCGCCTGCCCTTCTCGATCACCATTGCCGGGACGGCGGCGGCGGTCGCGGCGCTCGGCGACCAGGATTTCGTCGCGCATACCAAGGCGCACAATGCCGAATGGCGCGCATGGTTCTCGGCCGAGATCGCCAAGATGGGCAATGCGGGTCTGCGCGCGGTGCCGAGTCAGGCCAATTTCGTGCTGGTCCTGTTCGAAGGCGCGCTGACCGCGGAGGCCGCGTACAAGGGCCTGATGGACGCCGGCTACATCGTCCGCTGGCTGCCCGGCCAAGGCTTACCGCACGGGCTGCGCATCACCGTCGGTACCGAGGACGAGTGCCGAGGCGTAATCGCCGCGTTGCGCGCGATGGTCGCCAAGGCGGACTGA
- a CDS encoding prephenate/arogenate dehydrogenase family protein — protein MLPFARVTIIGLGLIGSSIARAVKAHMPSVRVTGHDADPGVRAAATALGFCDDVTDTPGAAVTDADFVILCVPVGAMRAAADSIALDLPIDAVVSDVGSSKGTVLAALQAALPGVAVIPAHPVAGTERSGPEAGFATLFHGRWCILTPPEDAAEATVERVAEFWRRLGAEVETMAPDHHDRVLAITSHLPHLIAYTIVGTASDMEEVTRSEVIKYSAGGFRDFTRIAASDPTMWRDVFLSNKDAVLDMLQRFSEDLTALQRAIRWGKGDELFDLFTRTRAVRRSIIEQGQDDAAPDFGRTHD, from the coding sequence ATGCTGCCCTTCGCGCGCGTCACGATCATCGGATTGGGCCTGATCGGCTCGTCGATCGCACGCGCGGTGAAGGCGCATATGCCGAGCGTCCGCGTGACCGGCCACGACGCCGATCCCGGCGTGCGCGCCGCGGCGACCGCGCTCGGATTCTGCGACGACGTGACCGACACCCCTGGCGCGGCGGTTACCGACGCCGATTTCGTCATCCTGTGCGTCCCCGTCGGGGCGATGCGCGCCGCGGCGGATTCGATCGCGCTCGACCTGCCGATCGATGCCGTCGTCAGCGACGTGGGGTCGTCGAAGGGGACCGTGCTCGCCGCGCTGCAAGCCGCATTGCCAGGCGTCGCGGTGATCCCCGCGCACCCCGTTGCCGGCACCGAACGCAGCGGCCCGGAAGCAGGCTTCGCCACCCTGTTCCACGGCCGCTGGTGCATCCTGACTCCGCCCGAGGACGCCGCCGAGGCGACGGTCGAGCGCGTCGCCGAGTTCTGGCGGCGGCTGGGCGCCGAGGTCGAGACGATGGCGCCCGACCATCACGACCGCGTGCTGGCGATCACCAGCCATCTGCCGCACCTGATCGCTTACACGATCGTCGGAACCGCGAGCGACATGGAAGAAGTCACGCGATCCGAAGTCATCAAATATTCCGCCGGCGGCTTTCGCGACTTTACCCGCATCGCGGCGTCCGACCCGACGATGTGGCGCGACGTGTTCCTGTCGAACAAGGACGCCGTGCTCGACATGCTCCAGCGCTTCTCGGAGGATCTCACCGCCCTCCAGCGCGCGATCCGCTGGGGCAAGGGCGACGAATTGTTCGATCTGTTCACGCGCACCCGCGCCGTCCGCCGATCGATCATCGAACAGGGCCAGGACGACGCCGCGCCCGACTTCGGCCGCACGCACGATTAG
- a CDS encoding lysophospholipid acyltransferase family protein, which translates to MTLIRNIAFMIVFYGLSVPIVLIVPFSALFGRNALIAYSVGWTRFHRWCARYLLGVRSRYKGPRPSGQVFYAAKHQSMFETLDLMVEMGAPAIIMRREFARIPIWGWATQVYGIILVDRAASATALRALMREAKAARESGRSVMIFPEGTRVKPGEQPELKSGFAGLYKMLDLPVVPIATDVGRLWPKKGLKRAGIATFRFGEPIPPGLPRAEIEARVHEAINVLEPRS; encoded by the coding sequence GTGACGCTGATCCGGAATATCGCGTTCATGATCGTGTTTTACGGCCTGTCGGTGCCGATCGTGCTGATCGTGCCGTTTTCGGCACTGTTCGGGCGGAACGCGCTGATCGCCTATTCGGTCGGCTGGACGCGGTTCCACCGTTGGTGCGCGCGATACCTGCTCGGCGTCCGCTCGCGCTACAAGGGGCCACGGCCGAGCGGACAGGTGTTCTACGCCGCCAAGCATCAATCGATGTTCGAAACGCTCGACCTGATGGTGGAGATGGGGGCGCCCGCCATCATCATGCGCCGCGAGTTCGCCCGCATCCCGATCTGGGGCTGGGCGACGCAGGTCTACGGCATCATCCTGGTCGATCGCGCCGCGTCGGCGACCGCGCTGCGGGCGCTGATGCGCGAGGCGAAGGCGGCGCGCGAAAGCGGGCGGTCGGTGATGATCTTCCCCGAAGGAACACGCGTGAAACCGGGCGAGCAGCCCGAACTCAAATCGGGGTTCGCCGGCCTGTACAAGATGCTCGACCTGCCGGTCGTGCCGATCGCGACCGATGTCGGGCGGCTATGGCCGAAGAAAGGGCTCAAGCGCGCCGGCATCGCGACCTTCCGCTTCGGCGAACCGATTCCGCCCGGCCTGCCGCGAGCCGAGATCGAGGCGCGGGTGCACGAAGCGATCAACGTGCTGGAGCCCCGAAGTTGA
- a CDS encoding YdcF family protein, whose amino-acid sequence MVRRLIGFLVLAYILGFAAFMLMLPRPVDGQPTDAIVVPTGAPGRIDRGLDLIAKHQAKRMLITGVAPSVRPIELAKTNRAPIALFACCVDLGHEAVDTRSNAKETADWVKAHGYKSVRLVTSDWHMARAAMELRAALDDDVTIVADGVRSEAPLGLLIVEYNKLLLRRIALWTGIGV is encoded by the coding sequence ATCGTCCGGCGGCTGATCGGCTTTCTCGTCCTGGCGTACATCCTGGGCTTTGCGGCGTTCATGCTGATGCTGCCGCGCCCGGTCGACGGCCAGCCGACCGACGCGATCGTCGTGCCGACCGGGGCGCCGGGTCGGATCGACCGCGGGCTCGACCTGATCGCGAAACACCAGGCCAAGCGGATGCTGATCACCGGCGTCGCCCCTAGCGTGCGCCCGATCGAGCTGGCGAAGACCAACCGCGCGCCGATCGCCCTGTTCGCGTGCTGCGTCGATCTCGGCCACGAAGCGGTCGATACGCGGTCGAACGCCAAGGAGACCGCGGACTGGGTCAAGGCACACGGCTACAAGTCGGTGCGGCTGGTGACGTCCGACTGGCACATGGCGCGCGCGGCGATGGAATTGCGCGCGGCGCTCGACGACGACGTGACGATCGTCGCGGACGGGGTGCGGAGCGAAGCGCCGCTCGGGCTGCTGATCGTCGAATACAACAAGCTGTTGCTGCGCCGTATCGCGCTGTGGACCGGGATCGGCGTGTGA
- a CDS encoding cell division protein FtsX translates to MSVDVVAGAADRRILDERGGTRAMTWIMAIMLFLTVLAAALGLGMVNAAGSLDRQLAGRLTVQIVTADAAQRDRDTQAVMTALNNMPAVKRAVPVDRARLDELLKPWLGKVSSDADVPIPTLIDVDMSVPSEESAMLVAKGVRAAATTARVDSQSRWLSPVASFMRTMIAGAAALVLLMALATTAVVLLAARAGLETHRDTIAILHMLGSTDVQVARLFQRRIALDTVIGGAIGAVAAMLVVWLIAREVNGLGSDLVGGAALTLRDWLILAALPLLFAIVATGAARVAVLRRLRVMQ, encoded by the coding sequence ATGAGCGTCGATGTCGTCGCCGGCGCCGCGGACCGCCGCATCCTCGACGAGCGCGGGGGGACGCGCGCGATGACGTGGATCATGGCGATCATGCTGTTCCTGACCGTGCTCGCGGCCGCGCTGGGGCTCGGAATGGTCAACGCGGCGGGGTCGCTTGACCGCCAGCTTGCCGGTCGGCTGACGGTGCAGATCGTCACCGCCGACGCAGCGCAACGCGACCGCGATACGCAGGCCGTGATGACCGCGCTGAACAACATGCCCGCGGTCAAGCGGGCGGTGCCCGTCGATCGCGCACGGCTCGACGAATTGCTCAAGCCTTGGCTGGGCAAGGTGTCGAGCGACGCCGACGTGCCGATCCCGACGTTGATCGACGTCGATATGAGCGTGCCGAGCGAGGAATCGGCGATGCTGGTGGCGAAGGGCGTGCGCGCGGCAGCCACGACTGCGCGAGTCGATTCGCAGTCGCGTTGGCTGTCGCCGGTCGCCAGCTTCATGCGGACGATGATCGCGGGCGCGGCGGCGCTCGTGCTGCTGATGGCGTTGGCGACAACGGCGGTCGTGTTGCTCGCCGCGCGAGCGGGGCTGGAGACGCACCGCGACACGATCGCGATCCTGCACATGCTGGGATCGACCGACGTCCAGGTCGCACGGCTATTCCAGCGCCGCATCGCGCTCGACACCGTCATCGGCGGCGCGATCGGCGCGGTCGCGGCGATGCTGGTGGTCTGGCTGATCGCGCGCGAGGTGAACGGGCTGGGCTCCGACCTGGTCGGCGGCGCGGCGCTGACGCTGCGCGACTGGCTGATCCTGGCGGCGCTGCCGCTGCTGTTCGCGATCGTCGCGACGGGCGCCGCGCGAGTCGCGGTGCTGCGGCGGCTGAGGGTGATGCAATGA
- the ftsE gene encoding cell division ATP-binding protein FtsE: protein MANIVQFEDVGLRYPNSDGETLSGLHFTLVSGGFYFLTGASGAGKTSLLKLLYLAQRPTTGTIRLFGEDAGTLARVRLPGFRRRIGVVFQDFRLVPHLSVFDNIALPLRLSGVPEGDIDAPVREMLEWVGLSEKGQSTPPTLSGGEQQRVAIARAVIGRPEILVADEPTGNVDPDMAARLLHLFESLNRLGTTVVVATHDFHLLGRIQNAHMMRLEAGRLMDPTGALRNPPARPSA, encoded by the coding sequence ATGGCGAATATCGTGCAGTTCGAGGATGTGGGGCTGCGCTATCCCAACAGCGACGGCGAGACGCTGTCGGGACTGCATTTCACGTTGGTTTCGGGCGGCTTCTATTTCCTGACCGGCGCGAGCGGGGCGGGCAAGACGTCGCTGTTGAAGCTGCTGTACCTCGCACAGCGCCCAACGACGGGGACGATCCGATTGTTCGGCGAGGATGCGGGGACGCTGGCGCGCGTGCGGCTCCCGGGGTTCCGGCGGCGGATCGGCGTGGTGTTTCAGGATTTTCGGCTGGTCCCGCATCTGTCGGTGTTCGACAATATCGCGTTGCCGCTACGGCTGTCGGGTGTCCCCGAAGGCGATATCGATGCGCCGGTGCGCGAGATGCTCGAATGGGTCGGGCTGTCGGAAAAGGGCCAATCGACCCCGCCTACGTTGTCGGGCGGGGAGCAACAGCGCGTCGCGATCGCCCGCGCGGTGATCGGGCGTCCCGAAATCCTGGTCGCCGACGAACCGACCGGCAACGTCGATCCCGACATGGCGGCGCGATTGCTGCATCTGTTCGAATCGCTCAATCGGCTCGGCACGACGGTGGTGGTGGCGACGCACGACTTCCACCTGCTCGGCCGGATTCAGAATGCGCACATGATGCGGTTGGAGGCCGGGCGGCTGATGGATCCGACCGGTGCGCTGCGCAATCCGCCGGCGAGGCCGTCCGCATGA
- a CDS encoding zinc-ribbon domain-containing protein has protein sequence MILECSQCHTRYLVPDTAVGATGRTVRCANCRHSWFQQPPGAPPLELEMPVTAPVPVTVPKAEPAPAYAGVDHDYDAFAHEPPFRPRRNPARRWTIAAVTAGALMLIATLALVFGNLPNFATMLGLPLGGGDTPLKFVNLKKPDRRDLPNGSELFAIGGQVKNPTAQRQSVPDIRAELRDASDRLVFSWTIKPDQRTLPPGGSMNFDSAKLDVPSSSKTVKLSFTAASPAN, from the coding sequence ATGATCCTCGAATGCAGCCAATGCCACACGCGATACCTGGTCCCCGACACCGCCGTCGGGGCGACCGGCCGCACCGTGCGGTGCGCCAATTGCCGGCATAGCTGGTTCCAGCAACCGCCCGGCGCGCCGCCGCTCGAACTCGAAATGCCGGTCACGGCGCCCGTGCCGGTTACCGTGCCGAAGGCCGAACCGGCCCCGGCCTATGCCGGCGTCGATCACGATTACGACGCGTTCGCGCACGAGCCGCCGTTCCGCCCGCGCCGCAACCCCGCGCGCCGCTGGACGATCGCCGCGGTGACCGCGGGCGCGCTGATGCTGATCGCGACGCTCGCCCTAGTGTTCGGCAACCTCCCCAATTTCGCGACGATGCTCGGCCTGCCGCTCGGCGGCGGCGACACGCCGCTCAAGTTCGTCAATCTCAAGAAGCCCGACCGCCGCGACTTGCCCAACGGCAGCGAATTGTTCGCGATCGGCGGTCAGGTGAAGAACCCGACCGCGCAGCGTCAGTCGGTCCCCGACATTCGCGCCGAACTCCGCGACGCGTCCGACCGCCTGGTCTTCAGCTGGACGATCAAGCCAGACCAGCGCACGCTGCCCCCCGGCGGATCGATGAACTTCGACAGCGCGAAGCTCGACGTGCCGTCGAGTTCGAAAACGGTGAAACTCAGCTTCACCGCCGCCTCGCCCGCGAACTAA